The Pelosinus sp. IPA-1 genome includes the window GATATTGTTACTTGGGATGATTACATTGCTGCTGGCAAAAAGATTGTTGAAAAGACAGGAAAGCCGATGACTACCCTTGAAACCACAGAACACTGGTCCTATTATCCCTTGATCAATATGCAAGGCTCCGACTTATTGGGGAAAAATGGCGAAGTTATTTTAGATAACGAAATCAATAAGAAAACATTAGAAATGCTCAAAGATATGTTATACAAAGACAAGATTGCAGTCCCAGCACCTGGAGGTTTCCACCATTCAGAAGAATACTGGGCTTGGATGAATAAAGGAAATGCTGCTTCTGTTTGGATGCCCATGTGGTATATGGGAAGATTTGTACAGTATATGCCTGATTTAAAAGGTCAAATGGTTATCCGCCCTATGCCAATCTTCCCTGGTGGCAAGAAATCAGCAGGGATGGGCGGTACAGGAACTGCGATTACAACCCAAGGAAAAAACATAGAACTTGCCAAGCAGTTTTTAGCGGAAGCGAAACTATCGAAAGACGGCAGTATAAAAACATGGTCACTTTTAGGCTTTGATCCGATAAGAAGTGATGCATGGACAGATCCTGCTATGTCAGCAGACAATAAATATACGGATTACTTTGGTACGGATATTTTCAATACGTTAAAAGCCGTTATTGGTGATATTGGCTCTATCAATGTTGGCGCAAAGTTCCCCAATGCAATTACCTTATTACAAAAAAATATCTGTTTTAAAGTCTTAAAAGAACAAAGTCAGACTCCTGAACAAGCTCTTAAGGAGGCCGCTGAAGAGCTTAGGACAAAATAAAGAGAACGTAAAAGATTCAACCCCCTCCGCTGGTTGAATCTTTTACTAAATATAGTACTTTGGTAGACTATAGACTGCTAGGTGAAGGAGGCGCAAAGGTGGCAGATCCATCAGTAATTGGTCTGGGTAAACCCTTTATTAGACGAAGTCGATTGAAACAACTATTTTCCTCGCAAAAAACAGCACCCTATGTATTTGTTTTGCCCTTTATCCTATCTTTTTTAGTGTTTTTTTTGTATCCCATTGTCTCCACAGTGATTATGAGTTTTCAGAGGATCGATGGGCCAGGAGATATAACTTTTATTGGGCTCCAAAATTACAAGAATCTATTGAATCCCCATTTTTTTAATGCAGTATGGTTAACGACTCGCTATACCTTTTGGACTATTTTGGTGCTGGTACCTCTACCTCTTGTACTGTCAATTTTTTTAAATAAGAAAACTACAATCGGGAAAAATTTCTTCCGGTCCGCCTTTTTTATGCCAGCCCTTACCTCTGTCATCGTAGCAGGACTTTTTTTCCGTCTTGCTTTTGGAGAACAACAGACTACACTAGTCAATTCTATGTTAGGGGTATTTGGTATAAAGCCCACCATATGGCTTCAGGATGCGGATGCCAGCATGTTTGTCATGGTGTTGTTATGCACTTGGCGGTGGATGGGAGTTAACATCATATATTTTCTATCAGGCTTGCAAGGTATACCAGAAGAATTGTATGAAGCAGCTGCCATTGATGGTGCCAGTGAGTTTGAACAGTTTTTACATATCACTCTTCCCTCTTTAAAGCCGGTAATTATGTATGTAGTAACAATCAGTGTTTATGGCGGTTATTCTATGTTTGCAGAATCTTTTGCTTTATGGAATGGGCCACGTTCGCCGGGTGAAATTGGTATGACAATTGTAAATTATATTTATCAGGAAGGTTTTAATAATAACAATCTAGGATTTGGTTCGGCTATCGGTATTGCATTGTTTGCTATCGTCATGGCGGTAAATCTACTGCAACTTTTCTCCAGCGGATTCTTTAAGAAGGAGGGCACATGATATGAAAACGAAAGCTGGGAGTAAGGCCGCATCACTTTTGATCTTCTTAGTTTTAACGGTATTTGCCATATTCTGTCTTGCACCTTTTTTCTTTTTACTGATATCTTCTCTACGGCCAGGAGCTGAGATGATTCGGAATGGGATCTCATTTAACGTCGATTTTACAGCATTAAATTTAAATAATTATTGGCTGTTACTTGAGGGGAAAGATGGAATATATCTCCTTTGGTATATCAACAGTGCTATTATCACGGTACTTCATACTTTACTTTCTTTGTTGGTAACTTCTATGGTGGGATATGGGTTAGCAATGTATGAATTTAAAGGAAAAAATCTGATATTTACGATTGTACTTGTTGTGATGATGATACCAGTAGAGATCTTAATATTACCTCTTTATAAATTGGCGATCGGCATTGAAATGATTAATACCTATATGGGGGTAATTATGCCTTTTGTAGTGGCTCCTATGTCCATCTTCTTTTTTCGCCAGTATGCCGAGTCACTACCCAAAGAACTGTTGGATGCAGGCAGGATAGATGGTTGCGGGGAATTTAGAATTTTTTTTCAAATTATGATGCCCCTCATGTTGCCAGCTTTCGGCGCCATGGGAATTTTACAGGCTATGTTTAGCTGGAATGGTTTTGTATGGCCTTTGATTGTGCTTAGATCGAACGACATGTTAACTCTACCCATAGGACTGCAATCCTTAATTACACCTTATGGAAATAATTACGATATGTTATTTCCTGGTGCTGTTATGTCAGTTATCCCCATTATTCTTTTATTTATTATTAATCAGAAAGCTTTTATTTCAGGACTTACTGTAGGTGGCGTAAAGGGTTAGATCGACAAGATTATGGAGGTAGAAAATGAAAACAGCAAAATGTATTATCGATAAGGATTATAGCATCGCCGAAATTGATCCGAAATTATATGGTTCTTTTATTGAGCATTTGGGGAGAGCTGTATATTCTGGCATCTATGAACCATCCCATAAGACGGCCGATGAGCAAGGTTTTCGGCAAGATGTTATGGAATTGGTAGGTGACCTTGCTGTACCAGTTGTCCGCTATCCTGGTGGGAACTTTGTTTCAGGATACAATTGGACAGATGGTATAGGCCCGGTAAAGGATCGTCCTAAGAGATTAGATTATGCTTGGTTATCCATTGAATCCAATCAAATTGGTATTGATGAATTTGTCGATTGGTGTAAAAAAGTTGGTACAGAGCCAATGGCAGCAGTCAATCTAGGTACTGGCACACCCCAAGATGCTGGATATATGATGGAATATTGTAATCACCCAGCAGGTACCTACTGGAGTGAACTAAGGATAAAAAATGGTCATAAGGAGCCACATAATATAAAAGTTTGGTGCCTTGGCAACGAGATGGACGGACCTTGGCAGACTTGTGGGCTTACTGCAGAAGATTACGGTAAAAAGGCTCGTGAAGCAGCCAAAATTATGAAGTGGATTGACCCTTCTATCGAACTTGTAGCTTGTGGTAGTGCCTCCCCCTGGATGCCAACATACCCAGAGTGGGACAGAATTGTATTAGAACATACTTATGAACAGGTAGATTATATATCCCTTCACCGATATTATGAAAATGAAGGCTGCATAGAAGACTTCTTAGCTTCCTTTGCCGATATGAATGACTTTATAAAAACAGTAGCAGCTACTGCTGATTATGTGAAAGCAAAGGTAAGAAGTAAAAAAATCATGAAGCTGTCTTTTGATGAGTGGAATGTGTGGTATATCAAAAGACAGACACGTTTTCCTTGGACGGAGGCACCTGCCATTCTTGAGGATCAATATTCTTTGTTAGATGCATTAGTATTTGGTGGTATGTTATGTACCCTATTAAATAACTGCGACAGGGTGAGAATGGCATGCTTAGCCCAATTAGTCAATGTTATCGCCCCCATCTTTACCGAAAAAGACGGGCGGGTTTTAAAACAGTCTATCTATTATCCCTTCAAACAGGTATCTCTTTATGGCAGAGGAACAGCCCTAAAAACCTTAACCCAATCGGAAAAATTTTCTACACCCCTGTATGGAGAAGTTCCCACAGTGCAAACTGCTGCCATCTATCATAAAGAAGAAGGGAGGATCACCTTATTTGCTTTAAATTGTGATATGCAAGAGAATGCACAATTTTCTATCGACTTACGTTCCTTTGGCAGTGTTAAAATGACAGAGCATATTATTATGGATGGTCCTGACTTGTTCGCTAAAAATACATTTGACAAGCCTGACACTGTCATTCCAAGATCCGCATCTGTTGTAACTGGAAATCAAAGCTTTACAACAATATTGCCGAAACTTTCCTGGAATGTATTCCATTTTATAAGTATTCCCGAACAGTAAAGACAAAGTAAACATTTTGTTTGCCAGTGTGATACAATACAGATACTATATGTGGTAAAATATTCCATATGAATAAATTGTATTGCCCTTTAGTGGCAGGAAAATGGGAGATAGAGATGGATCATGGGAAAACTTTCTTCAGTGAAATAGCCATCAAAGGATGGCTATGATGATAAAAATCTTTCGAAATTTTAAAATAAGAACTAGATTAGTGCTATTGTTTACCATACTTTCAATTATTCCCTTACTAATCACTGTTATTTTGGTTTATAAAGATTCTAGCGATGCTTTAAAAGCAAAGATTAGTACCTATTCCTTACAAGTTATGAGTCAAGTAAGTGAAAATATAAAAAGGGAGCTAGATAGACTAGAAAACGATAGTGTGGAGATTGGATTTTCTGATGTAGTGCAAAACACACTTGTCCATTATGACCAAATGGGAGAATGGGAGCTTGAACATGCAATCTACATTATGAGAGAAAACCATGTAAAAAAGTTTTCCTTTCTCCACGATGTTTCCGATGTATTACTCTATACAAAAAGTGGGAAAAAGATAAATGCCTATGGTGATGCTGGATTTTCTTTTAATCTGAAACAGGATTATCTTGATAACTATCTCAGCCAGCTTCATGAAAAAGATGGCGGTGTGGTATGGGTACCCATTAATACAGAAAATGAATATCATTTAGTCAAACATGCTACAAGTGCCGAGCAACTAAGTAAAAGCAATGGCGTCTTACTTGGGCGTGCCGTTCGAGCTTTGTCCGAGGGAGATCGTATTGGCTATCTAATGATTCGTACCAATGAAAGATACTTATCAAATATTTATAAAGATATTGATATTGGTCAAGGGTCCGAAATTTTTGTTCTGGATAAGACGGGACGGGTAATATCTAGCCGTAGCCCTCACATACCAGTAACAAAACCTTATTTTGATGCAAAGATGATGGGGAAAATAAAAGAGAATTTTGAAGTTAGCCAGCATGTATTTTCATTAGACATTGAAGGCGAGAAATATCTTGTGTCCTTTGCCCCAGTGGAGGGAGTTGACTGGTTTGTAGTAAGCACAATCCCCTTTTCCTACATCAATTCTGATTCTCAGAAGATCTATGCGGGTGCTATTTTTATC containing:
- a CDS encoding alpha-N-arabinofuranosidase; the protein is MKTAKCIIDKDYSIAEIDPKLYGSFIEHLGRAVYSGIYEPSHKTADEQGFRQDVMELVGDLAVPVVRYPGGNFVSGYNWTDGIGPVKDRPKRLDYAWLSIESNQIGIDEFVDWCKKVGTEPMAAVNLGTGTPQDAGYMMEYCNHPAGTYWSELRIKNGHKEPHNIKVWCLGNEMDGPWQTCGLTAEDYGKKAREAAKIMKWIDPSIELVACGSASPWMPTYPEWDRIVLEHTYEQVDYISLHRYYENEGCIEDFLASFADMNDFIKTVAATADYVKAKVRSKKIMKLSFDEWNVWYIKRQTRFPWTEAPAILEDQYSLLDALVFGGMLCTLLNNCDRVRMACLAQLVNVIAPIFTEKDGRVLKQSIYYPFKQVSLYGRGTALKTLTQSEKFSTPLYGEVPTVQTAAIYHKEEGRITLFALNCDMQENAQFSIDLRSFGSVKMTEHIIMDGPDLFAKNTFDKPDTVIPRSASVVTGNQSFTTILPKLSWNVFHFISIPEQ
- a CDS encoding sensor histidine kinase, yielding MMIKIFRNFKIRTRLVLLFTILSIIPLLITVILVYKDSSDALKAKISTYSLQVMSQVSENIKRELDRLENDSVEIGFSDVVQNTLVHYDQMGEWELEHAIYIMRENHVKKFSFLHDVSDVLLYTKSGKKINAYGDAGFSFNLKQDYLDNYLSQLHEKDGGVVWVPINTENEYHLVKHATSAEQLSKSNGVLLGRAVRALSEGDRIGYLMIRTNERYLSNIYKDIDIGQGSEIFVLDKTGRVISSRSPHIPVTKPYFDAKMMGKIKENFEVSQHVFSLDIEGEKYLVSFAPVEGVDWFVVSTIPFSYINSDSQKIYAGAIFIAIICFVIAVLLAYLFSSSILAPLNRLRKGMKQVQGGNLSVIVQDHCNDEIGELTQNFNNMLIEIKSLMDNIKNQENQKRLAELKALQAQINPHFLSNTLNTVKFLAKSQKANNIESLTTSLIQLFHMTMGKGDDLITIEKELEYITNYINIQEYRYLNKFKVSFDIEPEILECKIPRLLLQPVVENALIHGIGPMDGQGMVVIKGFFYDKDIKITITDNGVGIPEEELEVILQKDQECEAMRVNGIGIANAGERIKMYFGAQYGLSIESAQGLYTTVEITIPALKQGSEQVCSR
- a CDS encoding sugar ABC transporter permease, with amino-acid sequence MADPSVIGLGKPFIRRSRLKQLFSSQKTAPYVFVLPFILSFLVFFLYPIVSTVIMSFQRIDGPGDITFIGLQNYKNLLNPHFFNAVWLTTRYTFWTILVLVPLPLVLSIFLNKKTTIGKNFFRSAFFMPALTSVIVAGLFFRLAFGEQQTTLVNSMLGVFGIKPTIWLQDADASMFVMVLLCTWRWMGVNIIYFLSGLQGIPEELYEAAAIDGASEFEQFLHITLPSLKPVIMYVVTISVYGGYSMFAESFALWNGPRSPGEIGMTIVNYIYQEGFNNNNLGFGSAIGIALFAIVMAVNLLQLFSSGFFKKEGT
- a CDS encoding extracellular solute-binding protein, whose amino-acid sequence is MKKSLAILLSTVLLLAMILSGCGAKTSTAKTGDIKPTTLNFWTFQELHKGFMDDAVATWNKNHPDKPIVLKTDVYPYDEQHNKLLIALQSGTGAPDIVDIEISKFANFLKGSKPGLVELNDVVEPVKDKLIMGRMENYAKDGKYYGIDYHVGAEVMYYNKALFEQAGVNINDIVTWDDYIAAGKKIVEKTGKPMTTLETTEHWSYYPLINMQGSDLLGKNGEVILDNEINKKTLEMLKDMLYKDKIAVPAPGGFHHSEEYWAWMNKGNAASVWMPMWYMGRFVQYMPDLKGQMVIRPMPIFPGGKKSAGMGGTGTAITTQGKNIELAKQFLAEAKLSKDGSIKTWSLLGFDPIRSDAWTDPAMSADNKYTDYFGTDIFNTLKAVIGDIGSINVGAKFPNAITLLQKNICFKVLKEQSQTPEQALKEAAEELRTK
- a CDS encoding carbohydrate ABC transporter permease; translation: MKTKAGSKAASLLIFLVLTVFAIFCLAPFFFLLISSLRPGAEMIRNGISFNVDFTALNLNNYWLLLEGKDGIYLLWYINSAIITVLHTLLSLLVTSMVGYGLAMYEFKGKNLIFTIVLVVMMIPVEILILPLYKLAIGIEMINTYMGVIMPFVVAPMSIFFFRQYAESLPKELLDAGRIDGCGEFRIFFQIMMPLMLPAFGAMGILQAMFSWNGFVWPLIVLRSNDMLTLPIGLQSLITPYGNNYDMLFPGAVMSVIPIILLFIINQKAFISGLTVGGVKG